tttttcatagtgCTAGGTCAAAAAAACAGGATGACAACCTTGATAAAGTTAGTAGATTAACTTGtgagattttttatattgctgAATTTGGAACAGGTGACCTTAAATGGATTGAGGAATTAAGAGAAAAGTTGAATGAGAAAGGTTCTTTTATTCctgtatttaaacaaaaaaaggcttacaatataacaaaaaaaatatataataactggCTTGCACTAAAGCTATCTGAACTGGAAAGTATTTTAAGGAATAACTCATTAAGCGGCAAGTTAAATGAAAAACTCCCTTCCTATAAGAAGAATAAAAAGTTGCAAGCAGTAGTAGAAATGCTTGTTCTGGATATAATGTCAATTTTAGATAGATCAGAGAAGCATCTAgaaaacaatctattttttttagatgaTAACACTCCTTTATTAATTGGAAAATGTTTGCGTAATCACTTAGCACACGATAATACCTTAGTTGATGTATTGTTATCTGATCCCTCAATAGCAGTTATTTTGAACGCTAAAAAACTTCTTtcagaaaatgtaataaaaagtaaaaaaaaaattggtaaattGGTAAGAGATGATTCTTCCAAACTGAAGAATAAATACAATCAAAGCCTTATCATTATTACTAATAAGGAAAAAATGTTTGCTGCGTTGAAAGAAGGAAATCTTGAAGACTTAAAGAGTTATCTTAGAAAAGGAGCAGATATCAATGCTAGAGAGAGTATTAACTTATCGACCACATTACATTTTGCTGCTCATGGATCTAGTCttgaagttataaaatttatccttGATCAAAAATTAGGTGTCAATGTTAAAGATGTAAATAGTCAAAGTCCACTTCATATTGCTGCTGCACATGGAAGGAAAAATATTgtcgaattttttataaaagaagcaGGTGTATATGTTGATGATCTAGATAATAGTGGCAAAACACCACTACATATTGCAGCTAAAAATGGTCACAAAGATACTGTTGAAATTCTACTAAAAAGTAATGCTAATACTAATACCAAAGATATAGTTGGTTTTTCACCTGTACActatgcagtaaaaaataatcatattgaTATTGCTAAGATTATGCTGgaaaaagaagtaaatgttGACATCAACGAGACTATGGGTGGCTTTACGTCACTACATATAGCTGCAGAAAATGGTTATCTGGgactagttaattttttattgaaaaatgaggCAAATGTTAATGCAAGAAACGATAAGCAGGGAATACCATTACATACAGCAGCACTAAATGGCCATCTAGAAGTAGTGAATGCTTTAATTCTCAAAGGAGCAGATGTTAACTCCAGAGTCGTAGATGGTTGTACATCATTACACTACGCAATAGAAAACGGTCATGAAAAGATagctaatattttattgaagtatGGAGCTAATGTTAATGTTGTTGACAAAACTTATAATAACACACCTTTGCACTACGCAGCAAAAGATGGACATGAGAAAATTGTTAAGACTTTATTGAAGAATAAGGCAAATGCTAGTATTGCTACTATGGAAGGTATAACTCCACTACATTTTGCAGTGCAGAATGGCCACTTGAAAATAGTTGCTGCTCTCCTCGAGCATAGAGTTAACATTTGCGCTAAAGATAAAAAGAATGCTACGCCATTACACTATGCAGCAAAGAGTGGTCATAAAGAAGTTGCtgagtttttaataaaaaatggagCAGAAATCAATGATAAGGATATTAATAATCTAACACCATTACATATAGCTGCTCTGGAAAGTCACAAAGATATTATTGAACtcttaataagaaataaagctGAAATTAGAGCTCAAGACATTGAGGGTAATACACCATTACATGCAGCTGCAATGAATGATAACAAAAGTATTATTGatcttctaataaaaaataaagctgaaGTTAATGCTAGAAATAATGATGGCATGACGCCATTGTACATAGCTGCTCGAAATGGACATAAAAACGCTATTGTTTTTCTAATTGAAAGTAAAGCTGAAGTCAATACTAGAGCTAATTATGGTCTTACACCTTTACATGCGGCTATTGTGGGAAATCACAAAGATATTGTAaaccttttaataaaaaataaagctaaagTTAACGCAGAAGATATTGCAGGTAGTACACCATTACACATAGCTGTGGAAGAAGGCCATAAGGAAATTATTGAGATTTTGGTAGCAAATGGAGCCAATATTAATGTTAAGAGTACCAACCTAACACCATTGCTTTCTGCTGTTAAGCATAATCATAAGGAGATTGTTGAAGTTCTTATAGAAAATGGAGCTAGTGTTAATGCAGAAGGTGATGAACTTTTATCATTAGCAGTGCTCGCTGGTTATAGAGACATTGTAGAGATTTTGCTAAAAAACAAGGCCTGTATTAATATGAAAGGTCCTGAAAATACTACATTATTACATTTGGCTGCTAAAAGAGGCCACAAGGAAATAGTAAATGTTCTGATAAAAAGAGGAGCCAATGTTGATGCTATAACTATTAACGGCACAACACCATTATATCTTGCAGCACAAGAAGGTCATGAAGAAGTTGCTGAAATTTTAATAGCGAACAAGGCTAATGTTAACGTTGCAAATGTTAAAGGTGCTCCATTACATATAGCTACAGGACAGGGCCATGTTAATGTTGTTGAAGTCCTATTAAGTAATGAagcagaaattaatattaaggaCAATAAGAACAGAACACCTTTAGAATTAGCAGTTGCACATGGTCATTTGCAAGTGGTGAAAATGTTATTGCAGTATAAAAAAGTAGATATGGACGCTAAAGGCAACGATGATTGGACGATACTGCACATTGCTTCACAGACAAGTAACTTAGAAATTGTGAAATGTCTAATAAATGAAGGATCTGATATTAATGCTAAAAATGCTTCTGGTTCAAAGCCTATACATATTGCAGCCAGAGAAGGTTACAAAGACACTGTACAATTTTTCCTTAGTAAGGGATTAAGTGTTAATGAGCTTGGTGCAGTTAACCAGACATTACTGCACTATGCTGCAATAAAAGGTCAGTTAGAAGTTATAAAATACTTGACAGCACAAGGGGCTGACGTTAATGCTAAAGATACTAATGGCTTAACCCCTATGCATATTGCTGCAAATTTTGGTTATAAAGACGTTattgaagttttattaaaaaatggcgCAGTTTATAACGCTGTTGACAAGTTTTATAGAAAGCCATTAGAAATGACTAACAAAGACAACAAAGATGTTATCAATTTATTAGAATCaactgaaaaattatttaagtctGTAAAACGTAACAGCTCTTTAGAggttaaaaatgatattagagCAGGAGCATTTGTTAATGCAAAAAATGCTGATAGTGGAACGTCATTACATTATGCTTCATGGAAAGGCTATGACGAAGTTGTTAAGATTCTATTACAGAATAAAGCCAATCCTAATGCGGTTTGTAATAAGAGATTGACTCCTGTACATTATGCTGCTAAGTtctcacatttaaaaattgtaaaagctTTACTGTCCTATGGTGCTATATATAATGCTGTTTCTGACGGAGGTAAAACACCATCAGACTTTACTGTAGATAgagatataacaaatttatttaagttaattagtgggtcatttaaaaaagttaaagaaaataatgcTCAAGTTATTAATGACCTAAATAAGGTAAAAGATATTGATACAGTAAAAGCAGTGATGAGTGCTCGTAACAGAGAGAACAAAACTTTAGTAGTTGCTGCAGTGCATAGTAACTTTTCAAAAGTCGAGCAGTTGAAACAGATATCGCAAAGTGACGTATCCACTCAGATTGATACAGCTTTAGTACTCTTGAATCAAGGCAATTATCAAAGAGCCTTAAGTATTTTCAAAAGCGtatttgaaagaagaaaagaaatattaggACCAGATAATCCTGGTACTTTAGATATTCAGGCACATATAGCTAAAGTGCTATACAAACAAGGAACTTACCAAGAAGCTTTAAATATGCTTAAAGAGATTTTTAAGAAACAGACAGAAATACTGGGTTTAAATAATGAGGATACTTTAAGTACAAGAAGTACAATTGCTTTAGTACTGTATAGACAGGGGAAAGATGaaaaagcttttaatatttatcaagaaGTCTATCAGAAACAAAAGGAAATACTAGGGTCAAATCATTCAGATACCTTAAATACTCAGTTTCACATGGCATTATTATTAGATAGACAGGGAAAATATGAAGAAGCGTTAAATATCAATAAGGcagtttttgaaaaaagaaaagaaacactAGGCACACACAATTTAGCTACTGTGAGTGCCCAAAATAATATAGCAATGGTATTAGCTAACCAAGGTAAATATGAagagtctttaaaaatttataaaaaggtttttgaaaagaagaaaataattttaggtATTAATCATGTTGATACCTTGAGAACGTTACATAACATTGCTGGGGTACTcttcaaacaaaataaacatcATGACGCCTTGAAAGCTTTTGAAGAGGTTTTAAATATCCAGAAAAAAGCTTTACAACAAAATCACCCAGAAACCTTGAATACTCAATACAATATAGGAAATGTACTTCTTGCTCAAGGCAAATGGATCAGCGCACTTAAAGTCTACAAAGAAAGTTTGGATCAAAGAAAAGCTGTTTTGGGACCAAGACATCCAAGcgttttagatattttaacaaagatagagataattaatttaagatttaagcTTGAGGGTAGCGAAGCATCAGAGGTTCTTCAGCATCTGCAGAAAGATATCAACATTGCTGCTAGTAAAGGTGATATACAAACTGTTCAGCGTTTATTAAAAGATGGAGCTGATGCCAATGATAAAGATATTGATGGAAGAACACCATTACATTACGCTGTTAGCTATGGACACATAGATATTGTAAACATCTTACTAAAAAATGGAGCTAATGTTACTCAAGGTACTAACAAAGGTAATACCCCGTTACATACTGCTACATCCAAATGTTACAAAGAAATTGTCGAGATTCTGTTAAAACATATTAGTCGTGATAAATTAAATGACTTTGTTAATGCTAAAACTACTTTTAGTGGTACTACATCACTTCATGTTGCAGCTAAAAGTGGCTCCTTGGAAGttgtaaaatctttattaaaacatGGTGCAACTTATAAAATTGAGAACAAAGAAGGCAAAACACCTATTAATCTTTCCAATGATCAGAAAGTTACTAAATTCctgaaattaattgaagaattgTTTGAAGATGCAAAAAAAGGTAATGTTGAAATTATCAACAAGTTAAGGATAATAAAACAAGATGAGTTTTTGGCTGTAACAAGCGCTCGTAATAATCAAGGAAGTACATTATTGCAAGTTGCCATAGCTAATAAACATACAATTGTTGCGAGTAAATTGTTAGAAATGCTAAAAAAGCCAGATCAAAATTTACAAGACGTCAATATAGAAAGTGGAGTTAAAAGTTTAAAACTTTAAAGGTTTGTTCCTAAAGGTTTAGATTCATGttattatgatttaaaaaaagataggCATTGTGAGTACTATGTTGAGAAATTTACAGAACAACAAGAACAATCAAGATTTCAAAACTTCTTAACCTTAAAAAAGGAGAATCTAGATTAACAGTATTGCACCTAACATCTTCTGTAGACAAGGTAACTGGAGAATATACTAAAActatacattttacttttaGAAGCAAGGGCTGATATGCAGAATTATAAAGGAAGGATACCCTTGCATTATACTGATGTTTTTGCTAATGTAGCTTCTCTCTTAAAAGGAGGAGCCAATCCTAGTGTACAAAGTAACAGAGGAAAAACATCCTTACATTATGCCACTAGTATTAGTCATGCTGACTATGTTAATTTATTCCTAGAGAAAAAAAGCTAATCCTAACATACGAAATAGAAAAAAGGAAATCCCACTGCAAGTTGCAATTGATAATCGTTACTACTATATTAAAGAATGCTTTTGCACTAATGACCAAAAGAATTTGAGTGCAGAATTATATTGTATACTTGATAAATGTTTTGGTGCATATGAGGATTGTATTTGGAACAAAAATGAGAATCGTTCAGATTATGTCACTAACTTCATTAACTTCACTAAAAATCTAATCTTCTAGGTGAACACAAGAATAGTGAAGATCTGAAGATAATTTTCAGTATTCGAGATTGTGTCATAAACCTTATGTAATTGCGactaaaggttggtttatgcaggcaataaccgctaacttatgccggaaccgGTAAGAAATtagccaatcataatcgatttatagaagaataatcaactatgattggtcaatttcttattgatttcggcataagttagcggttattgcctgcataaaccaaccttaactCTCATTCTGGGCTAACGCAATTCAGAATTTGCGCGTATCTGATTGCATCGTTTTTGGGGGACGGATCTCGATAGCACATGCGAccaatagcacaccaccactcacagcggctgatgcctagagtttttccactgatTGGGTTAGATAactcaagatgattggttggtgggctatcgtaCCGTGCGCTATCGGTTAAAACCGGCGCGCGATTTTGAAAAGTTCATGCATGCGTATCAGAACATTCGTGGAAGGCATCACGCTCGCCACCCCGATAATTGTGGCTCAACTTaagtgcaaaattaaattaaacgagTACTGGTTACAGTACAATGAGTTGCAATCGAAAATAGAATTACTCGACGAGCAGGAGTTCAATGACTGGGCCGACTTCGAGGATGCCTATTATTTGCTTTTTGCGAAAATCTGCGAGATTCTTAAGCtcgttctacaatagcataaacataagaccgtaaggttgtaaggcgtggttttaagagcttgtaagcaaatgaaaaatttttatttcttacgttacaaccttacgTCTTGTGTTTACtactattgtagaacaggctttaatCCGATAATGTCGGCGCGCGCGCAACCAGCCGTCCAGTGCGTTTGATCGTTCCGAAAATCGACTCAATATCCGACTGTCGAAGTTGAATCTTTCTACGTTGTCTGGGAAGGACAATGAGTGGTTTCCTTTCTTTGACTTTTTTAATTCGCTCATCTATTTGAATACGTCACTTAGCAACGTGCAAAATTGCAGTATTTACAATTTTCACTTATCAGTGATGCGAGCAATGTTATCGCTTCCTTAGGAATATCGGATTTCAATTATCAAGTAGCTTGGAATTTGCTAAAGGAGCGATACGATAACAAACGAGTCATAAttcacacacacgtacacacgcacgcgaacacacacacacacacacacacacacactaaaGCAATAGTGGATTTGCCACGCTTTGTTAAGGAAGATTCAACTGACTTGCGGCGCATTGCGAACGGGACGATACGACACGTGCACAAGCGCTCAAAGCACTCAGATGTCTCATGCAACACTGGGATGATTTgttagtatatattttaaactcaAAGTTAGATTTGTTCACATTGTGCGAATGGCAATCATCTCTGGTGGATATAGAGCCTATGTTTAAGTAGTTTAATGACTTTGTATCTCATCATTGCTAAATGCTGGAGGCCACAAGCGGTTCGAACGCCGCGTCCAAAGACACCAACAAACGCATACAACAGCAAACAATACGACAAGCTTTACGCGTGGCTGCAGTCaaatagaaatgtaatttttgtaactgTAAGCACGCTATATATTACTGCAGGGATCTTTACCAGCTTCCCATCAAGCAACGAATGGTAGAAGTCCGCAATCGCAAAATCTGCATCAACTGCCTGCGCTCTCTAGCTTACTCTCTGGACAAATGTACATCAAAAGGATGCAAGATCTGCAAGCATAAGTATAACACACTGTTACACGCCACATCCGAGGAACGTGGTGATGGCACCGACACAAGGGACAGCAAGTTAGGCCTTGACGGCAATGGTGATGCACGTTACAAGTAACACGAGCAGAAATACTATCATGCTCTCTATTACCGTAGTAAATGCAATCTACTCTGATGAATCACCACGCATCTTGTTGGACTCAGTAATCTGCGTAGGACAGGTCGGACCCACTCCAGAACATTCAACattgcaaaaaacaaaattcgGTTGAATCTTGACAGCAAGCCACAGCGGCGCCTTGATGTCTGTAAATAACGTAAAGGCCTTTACCACGATTATATTGAACACTCAGTTACATGAACAACTATCATGTTTCTGGCAAATTGCGGACGTTGAGAAGGTCAtcataaataacaaaaacgACGCCTTGTATGAAGAGCACTTTTTGGCTAATGTGCTTCGAAACCCAGATGGCAGAAACGTTGTGAAACTGTTAGTCAAGCAGCAAGTAATTGACAAGCTGGGTAACTCGAGGGACATTGCGCTAAAGTGCCTCTGAAGCATGGAGCGATGATTCGCTCGT
The sequence above is a segment of the Solenopsis invicta isolate M01_SB unplaced genomic scaffold, UNIL_Sinv_3.0 scaffold_459, whole genome shotgun sequence genome. Coding sequences within it:
- the LOC120359970 gene encoding uncharacterized protein LOC120359970 (The sequence of the model RefSeq protein was modified relative to this genomic sequence to represent the inferred CDS: added 90 bases not found in genome assembly), translating into MRLYHNITLPLALSTLTFSEQLHGSSLPLGKPRCARTKLCPALPVTCTGEKSCRIGLNLEISENNVDSFKKLSNFIDYISDAEDQITLRDYYDNVNNPVNSTNLVIILACKHSKVKILEYLFGSNSKILSNLSVGIKETTMLLEDEDETCHNAFYYAIRSGNIELLDTLINKWPGNYIAVHLEELDKILSQTYEELKLKNVLLSEEIEIFVENKLINLRFFSNASKQDQNVKDYLNNIKERIELVLQNISLLKAEYSNTKKVDEKFLFIAKFIAQNIHILKRQLKSTYDRLSWEEMEFCLVSFVSSHIKCQEINLFYHAILNKSKILNHLENFAKRLKEEKDIIEGVDIDKFANLPKLKREKVVAEIVSNYPQFGELYSDYQQIRDIHSLEKISAYIKLALSADPKQREGQLIITRVLQVIGEYLKNTLESPKLSSTTSELLLLSLPKNTRQVIIDLRNSLSHAYSLSKRTEMEENTDVNFFIGVQNDTKRIDDVITDILYNNKIKMIKILLKKITNSECLDEVKEIIEIFSNVELHKMTMESFKVMEHEKLEKLIKELSDNITDKTNYEKELFNKINNIINFVKTKSDNIRTDYIMALMSLKSLGNGFNIYADKIDHNVIRTTKFFANKTLGNIASKMEPHNLKEIAKLSMKIFHSARSKKQDDNLDKVSRLTCEIFYIAEFGTGDLKWIEELREKLNEKGSFIPVFKQKKAYNITKKIYNNWLALKLSELESILRNNSLSGKLNEKLPSYKKNKKLQAVVEMLVLDIMSILDRSEKHLENNLFFLDDNTPLLIGKCLRNHLAHDNTLVDVLLSDPSIAVILNAKKLLSENVIKSKKKIGKLVRDDSSKLKNKYNQSLIIITNKEKMFAALKEGNLEDLKSYLRKGADINARESINLSTTLHFAAHGSSLEVIKFILDQKLGVNVKDVNSQSPLHIAAAHGRKNIVEFFIKEAGVYVDDLDNSGKTPLHIAAKNGHKDTVEILLKSNANTNTKDIVGFSPVHYAVKNNHIDIAKIMLEKEVNVDINETMGGFTSLHIAAENGYLGLVNFLLKNEANVNARNDKQGIPLHTAALNGHLEVVNALILKGADVNSRVVDGCTSLHYAIENGHEKIANILLKYGANVNVVDKTYNNTPLHYAAKDGHEKIVKTLLKNKANASIATMEGITPLHFAVQNGHLKIVAALLEHRVNICAKDKKNATPLHYAAKSGHKEVAEFLIKNGAEINDKDINNLTPLHIAALESHKDIIELLIRNKAEIRAQDIEGNTPLHAAAMNDNKSIIDLLIKNKAEVNARNNDGMTPLYIAARNGHKNAIVFLIESKAEVNTRANYGLTPLHAAIVGNHKDIVNLLIKNKAKVNAEDIAGSTPLHIAVEEGHKEIIEILVANGANINVKSTNLTPLLSAVKHNHKEIVEVLIENGASVNAEGDELLSLAVLAGYRDIVEILLKNKACINMKGPENTTLLHLAAKRGHKEIVNVLIKRGANVDAITINGTTPLYLAAQEGHEEVAEILIANKANVNVANVKGAPLHIATGQGHVNVVEVLLSNEAEINIKDNKNRTPLELAVAHGHLQVVKMLLQYKKVDMDAKGNDDWTILHIASQTSNLEIVKCLINEGSDINAKNASGSKPIHIAAREGYKDTVQFFLSKGLSVNELGAVNQTLLHYAAIKGQLEVIKYLTAQGADVNAKDTNGLTPMHIAANFGYKDVIEVLLKNGAVYNAVDKFYRKPLEMTNKDNKDVINLLESTEKLFKSVKRNSSLEVKNDIRAGAFVNAKNADSGTSLHYASWKGYDEVVKILLQNKANPNAVCNKRLTPVHYAAKFSHLKIVKALLSYGAIYNAVSDGGKTPSDFTVDRDITNLFKLISGSFKKVKENNAQVINDLNKVKDIDTVKAVMSARNRENKTLVVAAVHSNFSKVEQLKQISQSDVSTQIDTALVLLNQGNYQRALSIFKSVFERRKEILGPDNPGTLDIQAHIAKVLYKQGTYQEALNMLKEIFKKQTEILGLNNEDTLSTRSTIALVLYRQGKDEKAFNIYQEVYQKQKEILGSNHSDTLNTQFHMALLLDRQGKYEEALNINKAVFEKRKETLGTHNLATVSAQNNIAMVLANQGKYEESLKIYKKVFEKKKIILGINHVDTLRTLHNIAGVLFKQNKHHDALKAFEEVLNIQKKALQQNHPETLNTQYNIGNVLLAQGKWISALKVYKESLDQRKAVLGPRHPSVLDILTKIEIINLRFKLEGSEASEVLQHLQKDINIAASKGDIQTVQRLLKDGADANDKDIDGRTPLHYAVSYGHIDIVNILLKNGANVTQGTNKGNTPLHTATSKCYKEIVEILLKHISRDKLNDFVNAKTTFSGTTSLHVAAKSGSLEVVKSLLKHGATYKIENKEGKTPINLSNDQKVTKFLKLIEELFEDAKKGNVEIINKLRIIKQDEFLAVTSARNNQGSTLLQVAIANKHTIVASKLLEMLKKPDQNLQDVNIESGVKSLKL